The Amycolatopsis viridis genome window below encodes:
- a CDS encoding ribonuclease domain-containing protein: MPPKRKPNQKTQRYARSPGAASNTGIAPNIPRQGGRVSGTRDLTQYRQFNEGNNRDRANFIRNNATTQGSPFHNLGNPGPLPTGYTYHSFTLFPTTQGGRDGTRLVRGISTSGGPTRWYETSNHYRTFYELTNWNGVR, encoded by the coding sequence ATGCCACCGAAGCGGAAACCGAACCAGAAAACGCAACGTTACGCGAGGTCTCCCGGAGCCGCTTCCAATACCGGGATCGCGCCCAACATTCCACGTCAGGGCGGCCGGGTATCCGGCACCCGGGATCTGACGCAATACCGTCAGTTCAACGAGGGCAACAATCGGGACCGAGCGAATTTCATCAGGAACAACGCCACCACGCAGGGCAGCCCTTTTCACAACCTGGGCAACCCGGGGCCGCTGCCGACGGGCTACACCTACCACAGCTTCACGCTCTTCCCCACCACGCAGGGCGGGCGCGACGGGACCCGGCTGGTGCGCGGTATCAGCACGTCAGGAGGGCCCACCCGGTGGTACGAGACCAGCAACCACTACCGGACGTTCTACGAGCTGACGAACTGGAACGGCGTTCGCTGA
- a CDS encoding glutathione S-transferase family protein, with product MTIPTDPETGEFKRSPNRFTARITAGGADGWPVEAGRYRLVVSRACPWASRALVVRRLMGLEEALSVAIADPIQDDRSWRFTLDPGGRDPVLGIEFLGEAYRAADPEYDGGISVPAIVDIPSGKLVTNDYPQITLDLDTEWGRYYRDGAPDLYPEKRRDEIDAINRAVHRDVNAAVYEAGFATKQSAYDDAYRRLFARLDELSDRLAGQRYLVGDTITEADIRLFTTLVRFDPVYHGHFKCNRNKLSEMPVLWAYARDLFQTPGFGDTVDFDHIKRHYYQVHEQVNPTRIVPNGPDLAGWAQPHGRADLGGRPFGDGTPPGPPPRDEVVPPQW from the coding sequence ATGACCATCCCGACGGACCCGGAAACGGGCGAGTTCAAGCGATCGCCGAACCGCTTCACGGCACGGATCACCGCCGGCGGCGCGGACGGCTGGCCGGTCGAAGCGGGCCGGTACCGGCTGGTCGTCAGCCGCGCCTGTCCGTGGGCGAGCCGGGCGCTCGTCGTGCGGCGCCTGATGGGACTGGAGGAAGCGCTCTCCGTCGCGATCGCCGATCCGATCCAGGACGATCGCAGCTGGCGGTTCACGCTGGACCCGGGTGGCCGCGACCCGGTGCTGGGCATCGAGTTCCTGGGTGAGGCGTACCGCGCGGCCGACCCGGAGTACGACGGCGGGATCAGCGTGCCGGCGATCGTCGACATCCCGAGCGGGAAGCTGGTCACCAACGACTACCCGCAGATCACGCTGGACCTGGACACCGAGTGGGGCCGCTACTACCGCGACGGCGCGCCCGATCTGTACCCGGAGAAGCGGCGCGACGAGATCGACGCGATCAACCGCGCGGTGCACCGGGACGTCAACGCGGCGGTGTACGAGGCGGGTTTCGCCACGAAGCAGTCCGCCTACGACGACGCCTACCGGCGGCTGTTCGCCCGGCTCGACGAACTGTCCGACCGGTTGGCGGGGCAGCGCTACCTGGTCGGGGACACGATCACCGAGGCCGACATCCGGCTGTTCACCACTCTCGTCCGGTTCGACCCGGTCTACCACGGGCACTTCAAGTGCAACCGGAACAAGCTGTCCGAGATGCCGGTGTTGTGGGCGTACGCGCGCGATCTCTTCCAGACGCCCGGGTTCGGCGACACCGTGGACTTCGACCACATCAAGCGGCACTACTACCAGGTGCACGAGCAGGTCAATCCCACCCGGATCGTGCCGAATGGTCCGGACCTCGCGGGCTGGGCGCAGCCACACGGGCGCGCGGACCTCGGTGGCCGCCCGTTCGGCGACGGCACGCCACCGGGGCCGCCGCCGCGGGACGAGGTCGTGCCACCGCAGTGGTGA
- a CDS encoding aldo/keto reductase — protein MRRTTLGKSGLDVSRIAFGTWQLGGDWGSFDEDAAIQAIRHARELGVNFFDTAQAYGFGTSEALLGRALRDELNRDRDSLVIATKGGINPGSDRPRDARRDWLRKGVEESLRHLDLDHIDLYQVHWPDPDTPAEETAAALQELVDEGKIRHVGVSNYDAEQLAAFDRTRPVETLQPPYHLFRRAIEQDPLPYCREHDIGVLVYSPLGSGLLTGALTPHTTFEDGDWRAHSSAFQGTNLQKNLEVVEQLKNLAAEKGATVSQLAIAWTLHQPGVHVAIVGARRAKNIEDSVAAADLDLTPEDLTRIEEIASSGIQVEGASPEGVA, from the coding sequence ATGCGCAGAACGACTTTGGGCAAGAGCGGACTCGACGTCTCCCGGATCGCGTTCGGGACCTGGCAGCTCGGCGGTGACTGGGGCTCCTTCGACGAGGACGCCGCCATCCAGGCCATCCGGCACGCGCGTGAGCTGGGCGTCAACTTCTTCGACACTGCCCAGGCCTACGGCTTCGGCACGTCCGAGGCCCTCCTCGGCCGTGCGCTGCGCGACGAGCTGAACCGCGACCGCGACAGCCTGGTGATCGCCACCAAGGGCGGGATCAACCCGGGCAGCGACCGGCCCCGGGACGCGCGCCGCGACTGGCTGCGCAAGGGCGTCGAGGAAAGCCTGCGCCACCTGGACCTCGACCACATCGACCTGTACCAGGTGCACTGGCCCGACCCGGACACCCCGGCGGAAGAAACCGCGGCCGCGCTGCAGGAACTCGTCGACGAGGGCAAGATCCGGCACGTCGGCGTCTCCAACTACGACGCCGAGCAGCTCGCCGCATTCGACCGGACCCGTCCGGTGGAGACCCTGCAGCCGCCGTACCACCTGTTCCGCCGCGCGATCGAGCAGGACCCGCTGCCGTACTGCCGCGAGCACGACATCGGCGTCCTCGTCTACAGCCCGCTCGGCAGCGGGCTGCTCACCGGCGCGCTCACGCCGCACACCACGTTCGAGGACGGCGACTGGCGGGCGCACTCCAGCGCCTTCCAGGGAACGAACCTGCAGAAGAACCTCGAGGTCGTCGAGCAGCTGAAGAACCTCGCCGCCGAGAAGGGCGCGACCGTGAGCCAGCTCGCGATCGCCTGGACGCTGCACCAGCCGGGCGTCCACGTGGCGATCGTCGGTGCGCGGCGGGCGAAGAACATCGAGGACAGCGTTGCCGCCGCGGACCTCGATCTCACACCCGAGGACCTGACCCGCATCGAGGAGATCGCCTCGTCCGGCATCCAGGTCGAGGGCGCCAGCCCGGAGGGCGTCGCCTGA
- a CDS encoding thiamine pyrophosphate-binding protein → MTKTGAQHLADALLELGAEVAFGLPGVHNLPIWEALADSPLRLVGVRHEQTAGYAADGFARATGKLGVAIVTTGPGAANTIAAVGEARASGSPVLVIATDIPAALRRPGVVRGVLHETGDQAALFAPVTKAAFTVDAPEDLAPTVLRAARLAVEPQSGPVYVGIPTDFLRYNGSRGPDPEPTETFPALSVGDLDAARHMLAMASKPLIWAGGGAVRAEAGPVIGQLAEKLAAPVITTFAARGLLPPVHPCAAPNPVHAPEVGVLWDEADVVLGIGTDFDGLMTQNWAMPQPPKLIVINVDPKDAAKNYPPDITLVGDARDVVPQLLRGLPARPGLGELTERLQRISDQVRRRVRREEPQAADFLRTLEETLPEHAMLVADMCIAGYWAGGFHRVAAPHRFAYPMGWGTLGFGFPAALGAAAAGTGRVVCISGDGGFLYGCGDLATLAQESLPVTVIVVDDGGYGMLRFDQDREGLPHRGVDLHTPDFVGLARSFGVDAGRVDGFGRAFRRLLGEFVRSAEPNVLVVRASLKPPVNTSPRWYRTPKPGR, encoded by the coding sequence GTGACGAAGACCGGCGCCCAGCACCTCGCGGACGCGCTGCTCGAACTCGGGGCCGAGGTCGCGTTCGGTCTTCCGGGCGTGCACAACCTGCCGATCTGGGAGGCGCTGGCGGACAGCCCGCTGCGGCTGGTCGGGGTGCGGCACGAGCAGACCGCCGGATACGCGGCGGACGGGTTCGCGCGCGCCACCGGCAAGCTCGGGGTCGCGATCGTGACGACGGGTCCGGGCGCGGCGAACACGATCGCCGCCGTCGGCGAGGCGAGGGCGTCCGGGTCGCCGGTGCTCGTCATCGCGACCGACATCCCGGCCGCGCTGCGCCGGCCCGGCGTGGTGCGTGGCGTGCTGCACGAGACCGGTGACCAGGCCGCGTTGTTCGCGCCGGTGACCAAGGCGGCGTTCACCGTGGATGCGCCGGAAGACCTGGCGCCGACGGTCCTGCGCGCCGCCCGGCTGGCGGTGGAGCCGCAGAGCGGGCCGGTGTACGTCGGGATACCGACAGACTTCCTGCGGTACAACGGTTCCCGCGGCCCGGACCCGGAGCCGACCGAGACGTTCCCGGCGCTGTCCGTCGGGGACCTGGACGCGGCCCGGCACATGCTGGCGATGGCCTCGAAACCGTTGATCTGGGCCGGCGGCGGCGCGGTGCGCGCGGAGGCCGGGCCGGTGATCGGGCAGCTGGCGGAGAAACTCGCCGCACCGGTGATCACGACGTTCGCCGCGCGTGGACTGCTGCCGCCCGTGCACCCGTGCGCCGCACCCAATCCGGTGCACGCGCCGGAGGTCGGTGTGCTGTGGGACGAGGCCGACGTGGTGCTGGGCATCGGCACCGACTTCGACGGGCTGATGACGCAGAACTGGGCGATGCCCCAGCCGCCGAAGCTGATCGTGATCAACGTGGATCCGAAGGACGCGGCCAAGAACTACCCGCCGGACATCACGCTCGTCGGCGACGCGCGGGACGTGGTACCCCAGTTGCTGCGGGGGCTGCCGGCGCGGCCGGGGCTGGGTGAACTCACCGAACGGCTGCAGCGGATCTCCGACCAGGTGCGCCGCCGGGTCCGCCGCGAGGAGCCGCAGGCCGCGGACTTCCTGCGCACGCTGGAGGAAACCCTGCCCGAGCACGCGATGCTGGTGGCCGACATGTGCATCGCCGGCTACTGGGCCGGCGGGTTCCACCGGGTGGCGGCGCCGCACCGCTTCGCCTACCCCATGGGCTGGGGCACGCTGGGGTTCGGCTTCCCCGCCGCACTGGGTGCCGCGGCCGCCGGGACGGGCCGGGTGGTCTGCATCAGCGGCGACGGCGGTTTCCTGTACGGCTGCGGCGACCTGGCCACGCTGGCGCAGGAGTCCTTGCCGGTCACGGTCATCGTCGTGGACGACGGTGGTTACGGCATGCTCCGCTTCGACCAGGACCGGGAGGGCCTGCCGCACCGCGGGGTCGACCTGCACACGCCCGATTTCGTCGGTTTGGCGCGATCGTTCGGCGTGGACGCCGGGCGGGTGGACGGGTTCGGCCGCGCGTTCCGGCGGCTGCTGGGCGAGTTCGTGCGGAGCGCCGAGCCGAACGTCCTCGTGGTGCGCGCGTCGTTGAAGCCTCCCGTGAACACCTCCCCACGCTGGTATCGGACGCCGAAGCCCGGCCGGTAG
- a CDS encoding WS/DGAT/MGAT family O-acyltransferase: MPLMPFTDSMFLLVESREHPMHVGGLQLFQTPEGADHTYLRSLCEDLVKNTDVRPLFRQRPARPVNTLGYTAWVRDEELDLDYHFRHSALPYPGRVRELLEVTSRWHSTLLDRHRPLWEIHLVEGLEDGRFAMYSKVHHALMDGVSALRHLQGTLSDDPDDRSCPPPWGSRHLPQGKPPRNARSLLRLGASSLKQVAGMAPAAVKVAREAFREHTLLMPMQAPKTIFNVPIGGARRFAAQSWPLKRVRAIATATGTSRNDVVLAMCSGALRDYLIEQRALPDAPLIAMVPVSMRKPADSGEASGNQIGAVLCNLGTDRSDPAARLMTIHRSMREAKRIFKELTPLQALLLSGINVAQLGISPVPGVVNNTRPPFNLVISNVPGPRKQMYWNGAKLDGIYPASVLLDGQALNITLTSNGDNLDFGITGCRRSVPHLQRILTHLDTALEELEFAAR; the protein is encoded by the coding sequence ATGCCGTTGATGCCCTTCACCGACTCGATGTTCCTGCTGGTGGAAAGCCGCGAGCACCCGATGCACGTGGGCGGGCTGCAACTGTTCCAGACCCCCGAGGGCGCCGATCACACGTACCTGCGCAGCTTGTGTGAGGACCTGGTGAAGAACACCGACGTGCGGCCGTTGTTCCGGCAGCGTCCCGCTCGCCCGGTGAACACACTCGGTTACACCGCTTGGGTGCGCGACGAGGAACTCGATCTCGATTACCACTTCCGGCATTCCGCGCTGCCCTATCCCGGCCGGGTGCGGGAACTGCTGGAAGTGACCTCGCGCTGGCACAGCACCCTGCTCGACCGTCACCGCCCGCTGTGGGAGATCCACCTGGTGGAGGGCCTGGAGGACGGCCGGTTCGCGATGTACAGCAAGGTGCACCACGCGTTGATGGACGGTGTGTCGGCGCTGCGGCACCTGCAGGGCACGCTGTCGGACGATCCGGACGACCGCAGCTGCCCGCCGCCGTGGGGCTCGCGTCATCTCCCGCAGGGCAAACCGCCGCGTAACGCACGGTCACTGCTGCGGCTGGGCGCCAGTTCGCTGAAGCAGGTCGCGGGAATGGCGCCGGCCGCGGTGAAGGTGGCGCGGGAGGCGTTCCGGGAGCACACGCTGCTGATGCCGATGCAGGCACCGAAGACGATCTTCAACGTGCCGATCGGTGGTGCCCGCCGGTTCGCCGCGCAGTCCTGGCCGCTCAAGCGGGTGCGCGCGATCGCGACCGCCACCGGCACCTCGCGCAACGACGTCGTGCTCGCAATGTGCTCCGGCGCGCTGCGCGACTACCTGATCGAGCAGCGCGCGCTGCCGGACGCGCCGCTGATCGCGATGGTGCCGGTGTCGATGCGGAAACCGGCCGACTCCGGCGAGGCCTCGGGCAACCAGATCGGGGCGGTGCTGTGCAACCTCGGCACCGACCGGTCCGATCCGGCGGCCCGGCTGATGACCATCCACCGGTCGATGCGCGAGGCGAAGCGGATCTTCAAGGAGCTGACGCCGCTGCAGGCGCTGCTGCTGTCGGGGATCAACGTGGCGCAGCTGGGTATCTCCCCCGTGCCCGGCGTCGTGAACAACACGCGCCCGCCGTTCAACCTGGTGATCTCGAACGTGCCCGGGCCGCGCAAGCAGATGTACTGGAACGGCGCGAAGCTCGACGGCATCTACCCGGCGTCGGTACTGCTCGACGGCCAGGCGCTCAACATCACGCTGACCAGCAACGGGGACAACCTGGATTTCGGGATCACCGGATGCCGCCGGTCCGTGCCGCACCTGCAGCGGATCCTGACCCACCTGGACACCGCGCTGGAGGAGCTGGAGTTCGCGGCGCGCTGA
- a CDS encoding D-2-hydroxyacid dehydrogenase, whose translation MIGKEKPVLAVLCGDDQAGDLTGSPAMQGIESTALVRYTGAAGLADALRDADVLFVYDFLSRAVPDAWHAANRLRWLHIASAGVDPVMFPAMRDSDVVLTNSRGVFDDSIAEYVLGVVLSFAKDLHGSLDLQRERRWQHRETERIAGREVLIVGTGPIGRAIARMLRAAGMRVAGAGRRARTGDPDFGTVHASAALAEHLPAYDYVVAVAPLTEQTKGLFDAAAFAAMKPSARFVNVGRGELVVTGDLIEALRSGAIAGAALDVFDTEPLPADSPLWTMPRVLISPHMSGDFLGWRDTLIELFADNFHRWRTGTPLRNVVDKQLGYVPSE comes from the coding sequence GTGATCGGCAAGGAGAAACCGGTGCTGGCGGTGCTCTGCGGTGACGACCAGGCCGGGGACCTCACCGGATCACCGGCCATGCAGGGCATCGAATCGACGGCCCTCGTGCGTTACACCGGTGCGGCCGGGCTCGCGGACGCGCTGCGGGACGCCGATGTCCTTTTTGTCTACGACTTCCTGTCCCGCGCGGTACCGGACGCCTGGCACGCGGCGAACCGGTTGCGGTGGCTGCACATCGCGAGCGCCGGCGTGGATCCCGTGATGTTCCCGGCCATGCGGGACAGCGACGTCGTGCTCACCAACTCGCGGGGCGTGTTCGACGACTCCATCGCCGAGTACGTGCTGGGCGTGGTCCTCTCCTTCGCCAAGGACCTGCACGGCTCGCTCGACCTGCAGCGCGAGCGCCGCTGGCAGCACCGCGAGACCGAACGGATCGCCGGGCGCGAGGTGCTGATCGTCGGCACCGGGCCGATCGGCCGTGCCATCGCGCGCATGCTGCGCGCCGCCGGGATGCGGGTCGCGGGCGCCGGCCGCCGGGCGCGGACGGGCGACCCCGACTTCGGCACCGTGCACGCCTCGGCCGCGCTGGCCGAGCACCTGCCCGCCTACGACTACGTGGTGGCCGTGGCGCCGCTGACCGAACAGACCAAGGGCCTGTTCGACGCCGCCGCGTTCGCCGCGATGAAACCGTCCGCGCGGTTCGTCAACGTCGGCCGCGGCGAGCTGGTCGTCACCGGCGACCTCATCGAGGCGCTGCGGTCCGGCGCGATCGCCGGTGCCGCGCTGGACGTGTTCGACACCGAACCCCTGCCGGCGGACAGTCCGCTGTGGACGATGCCACGCGTGTTGATCTCCCCGCACATGTCGGGTGACTTCCTCGGCTGGCGCGATACCCTGATCGAACTGTTCGCCGACAACTTCCACCGCTGGCGGACCGGCACCCCGCTTCGTAATGTCGTGGACAAGCAGCTGGGGTATGTGCCGTCGGAGTAG
- a CDS encoding amidase, translating to MSTLLTASELVAAYSTGEISPVEATEAALRSIEERDRECNAFCLVDPEVAREGAKASETRWREGNPIGSLDGVPASIKDMFLTQGWPTLRGSACIDRDQPWEEDSPVTARLRENGLVLLGKTTTPELAWKGVTDNPLTGVTRNPWDPAKTPGGSSGGSAAAVAAGMGELSVGTDGGGSVRIPASFCGIVGLKPTYGRIPMWPASPFGALSHAGPMARSVSDVALLLDVLALPDHRDPTALEPPVGAYREAVRRDVRGLYAAFSPTLGWAHVDPEVRRIVTSAVAALDEAGLRVEETDPGFSDPREAFDVLWSTGAAQWLDTFPAGSEDKIDPGLRRLWEQGRTYSASDYLAANAERASLGIRMGEFHTRFDVLITPTVAVQPFDAGFDVPPGSGMSGWPEWTPFTYPFNMTQQPAISVPAGFTDGGLPVGLQIVGPRHSDDLVLAVARLVEELLPWPTDRPAGR from the coding sequence ATGAGCACCCTGTTGACGGCGAGTGAGCTGGTCGCCGCGTATTCGACCGGCGAGATCAGCCCGGTCGAGGCGACCGAGGCCGCGCTGCGCTCGATCGAGGAGCGGGACAGGGAGTGCAACGCGTTCTGCCTGGTGGACCCCGAGGTGGCGCGCGAGGGCGCGAAGGCGTCGGAGACCCGGTGGCGCGAGGGCAACCCGATCGGCTCGCTGGACGGGGTGCCGGCCTCGATCAAGGACATGTTCCTGACGCAGGGCTGGCCGACCCTGCGTGGTTCGGCGTGCATCGACCGCGACCAGCCGTGGGAGGAGGACAGCCCGGTCACCGCGCGGCTGCGGGAGAACGGGCTCGTGCTGCTCGGCAAGACGACCACGCCCGAGCTGGCGTGGAAGGGTGTCACCGACAACCCGCTGACCGGCGTCACCCGCAACCCGTGGGACCCGGCGAAGACGCCGGGCGGGTCGAGCGGTGGCAGCGCGGCGGCGGTGGCGGCCGGGATGGGTGAGCTGTCGGTGGGTACCGACGGTGGCGGTTCCGTGCGGATCCCGGCGTCGTTCTGCGGGATCGTCGGGCTGAAACCGACCTACGGCCGGATCCCGATGTGGCCGGCCAGCCCGTTCGGGGCGCTGTCGCACGCGGGGCCGATGGCGCGGTCGGTGTCCGATGTCGCGTTGTTGCTGGACGTGCTGGCGTTGCCGGACCACCGCGACCCGACGGCGCTGGAGCCACCGGTCGGCGCGTACCGGGAAGCAGTGCGGCGAGACGTGCGCGGGTTGTACGCGGCGTTCTCCCCGACGCTGGGCTGGGCACACGTGGACCCCGAGGTGCGGCGCATCGTCACGTCGGCGGTGGCGGCGCTCGACGAGGCCGGGTTGCGCGTCGAGGAGACGGACCCGGGGTTCAGCGATCCGCGCGAGGCGTTCGACGTGCTGTGGTCGACCGGCGCAGCCCAGTGGCTGGACACCTTCCCGGCCGGTTCCGAAGACAAGATCGACCCCGGCCTGCGGCGGTTGTGGGAGCAGGGCAGGACGTACTCGGCGTCGGACTACCTGGCGGCCAACGCCGAGCGCGCGTCGCTGGGCATCCGCATGGGCGAGTTCCACACCCGCTTCGACGTGCTCATCACCCCGACGGTGGCCGTCCAGCCGTTCGACGCGGGCTTCGACGTGCCGCCGGGCAGCGGGATGAGCGGCTGGCCGGAGTGGACGCCCTTCACGTACCCGTTCAACATGACCCAGCAGCCGGCCATCAGCGTGCCCGCGGGATTCACCGACGGCGGGTTGCCGGTGGGATTGCAGATCGTCGGCCCGCGGCATTCCGATGATCTGGTGCTGGCGGTCGCCCGGCTCGTCGAGGAGCTCCTCCCGTGGCCGACCGACCGGCCGGCAGGCCGCTGA